Proteins encoded together in one candidate division WOR-3 bacterium window:
- a CDS encoding 50S ribosomal protein L22 → MEAIARSRFQRGSVRKMNRIAELIRNKDVPTALATLTFLAKPSKQPLLKTLRSAVANAINKAGKARLQEKDLIVKEVRIDPGPNVMKRLMPGPRGTASVFVRRMCHIYVKVATKEEKS, encoded by the coding sequence ATGGAAGCAATCGCTCGAAGCAGGTTTCAGCGTGGTTCAGTAAGAAAGATGAATCGGATAGCGGAACTGATTCGAAATAAGGATGTGCCCACCGCGCTGGCAACGCTTACATTTTTAGCCAAGCCATCAAAGCAGCCGTTGTTAAAGACGCTCAGGTCTGCTGTCGCCAATGCGATTAACAAGGCAGGGAAGGCACGACTGCAGGAGAAGGACCTGATTGTTAAAGAGGTCAGAATTGACCCCGGTCCCAATGTAATGAAGCGGCTGATGCCCGGACCCCGAGGCACCGCGTCCGTTTTTGTACGCCGGATGTGCCATATTTATGTGAAGGTGGCAACAAAGGAGGAGAAGTCTTAG
- the rpsS gene encoding 30S ribosomal protein S19, whose amino-acid sequence MGRSLKKGPYIDEKLFRRIKELVEKGERRVIKTYARRSIIPPEFVGQTIAIHNGNRFVPVYITERMVGHRLGEFAPTRTFRAHSGQRKEKSGEEKREH is encoded by the coding sequence ATGGGGCGTTCGCTAAAAAAGGGTCCTTATATCGATGAAAAGTTGTTCCGGCGCATAAAGGAGCTGGTCGAGAAAGGCGAACGACGGGTGATAAAAACCTATGCGCGCCGGAGCATTATCCCGCCGGAGTTTGTCGGGCAAACAATTGCAATTCACAACGGGAATCGGTTTGTGCCAGTTTATATCACCGAGCGAATGGTAGGTCACCGATTAGGTGAGTTCGCACCGACCCGGACTTTCCGGGCACACTCCGGACAGCGTAAGGAAAAGTCGGGTGAGGAGAAACGGGAGCATTAA
- the rplB gene encoding 50S ribosomal protein L2 — translation MGIKEYRPITPGRRHYTVSDFSEITREEPYKPLTVPLRKTGGRNNQGRITAKYRGGGEKRHYRLIDFLRDKVGIPAKVVSIEYDPNRSARIALVCYADGEYRYILCPEGLKVGDQVASGNNLPIRFGNAMPLSDIPVGVEIHNLQLYPSSRSFLVRSAGTAAQILAKEEGWAVVKLPSGEIRKFDLRCWATIGRVSNPEHKDISIGKAGRSRHMGRRPRTRAVAMNPVDHPMGGGEGKSSGGRHPCSEKGIIAKGYKTRNPKKKSSRLIIRRRA, via the coding sequence ATGGGTATTAAAGAGTATCGACCAATTACTCCTGGTAGAAGACATTACACCGTCTCCGATTTTAGTGAAATTACCCGGGAGGAGCCTTACAAACCTTTGACGGTTCCTCTGCGTAAGACCGGAGGCAGGAATAATCAAGGGAGGATTACCGCTAAATATCGCGGTGGCGGTGAGAAGCGACATTATCGGTTAATCGACTTTTTAAGGGATAAAGTTGGTATTCCCGCTAAGGTTGTTTCGATTGAATATGACCCCAACCGTTCTGCCCGAATTGCGCTGGTTTGCTATGCGGATGGCGAGTACCGGTATATACTTTGTCCTGAAGGTTTAAAGGTTGGCGACCAGGTCGCTTCCGGTAACAATCTGCCGATTAGGTTCGGTAATGCAATGCCACTTTCCGACATTCCGGTTGGTGTGGAAATTCACAACCTCCAGCTTTATCCGTCAAGCCGGTCGTTCCTGGTGCGCTCTGCCGGCACGGCGGCGCAGATTCTTGCGAAAGAGGAGGGCTGGGCAGTGGTGAAGTTGCCGTCGGGCGAGATTCGCAAGTTTGATTTGCGCTGCTGGGCGACAATTGGTCGAGTCTCTAACCCTGAACACAAGGACATTTCAATCGGCAAGGCAGGCAGAAGTCGGCATATGGGAAGGAGACCAAGAACCCGGGCGGTAGCGATGAATCCAGTTGACCATCCGATGGGTGGAGGCGAAGGGAAGAGTTCTGGCGGCAGACATCCTTGTTCTGAGAAGGGAATCATCGCCAAGGGGTATAAGACCCGTAATCCGAAGAAGAAATCGAGTCGACTGATTATTCGCAGGAGGGCATAA
- a CDS encoding 50S ribosomal protein L23 encodes MIDPTKIILGVVVTEKSERLKAAEESYTLRVSRNANKHQIRQAVEQMFKVHVTEVRVMNFSGKRRRMGMFEGYRPDWKKAVVKLKEGEKIEALEH; translated from the coding sequence ATGATTGACCCGACTAAGATTATTTTAGGTGTTGTTGTTACTGAAAAGTCGGAAAGGCTCAAGGCGGCTGAGGAGAGTTATACGCTACGCGTGAGCCGGAACGCAAACAAACATCAGATTCGTCAGGCGGTTGAGCAGATGTTTAAAGTACATGTAACTGAGGTGCGGGTGATGAATTTTTCCGGAAAGAGGCGACGGATGGGGATGTTTGAGGGGTATCGACCGGACTGGAAAAAGGCGGTAGTTAAGTTGAAAGAAGGCGAGAAGATTGAGGCGTTGGAGCATTAG